A single window of Sphingobacteriales bacterium DNA harbors:
- a CDS encoding DNA primase, translated as MLLHEKYPHGYNRGIIRFTNAKNEVVSAVPIELGNTSYLIKVSTQLQKLVDDIDLDDDDDVFAAPALEKEVSVGVASDLEEFDKSDDDDEKPKKTKAKGKVGSADDLEYGFDEDDEDDDYDDDDDDNEGDYDDDDDDE; from the coding sequence ATGTTGCTTCATGAAAAATATCCACATGGATACAATAGAGGAATAATAAGGTTTACAAATGCAAAAAATGAAGTTGTATCTGCTGTTCCAATAGAGTTGGGAAATACATCTTATTTGATAAAAGTAAGTACACAATTACAAAAATTAGTTGACGATATTGACCTTGACGATGATGATGATGTATTCGCAGCACCAGCATTAGAAAAAGAAGTGTCTGTTGGCGTCGCGTCTGATTTAGAAGAATTTGATAAGAGCGATGATGATGATGAAAAACCTAAAAAAACAAAAGCAAAAGGTAAAGTAGGCAGTGCAGATGATTTGGAATACGGTTTTGATGAGGATGATGAAGATGATGATTATGACGACGACGATGATGATAATGAAGGTGATTATGACGACGACGACGACGATGAATAA
- a CDS encoding translocation/assembly module TamB domain-containing protein, whose protein sequence is MRYLKTNLDDNIKVKNIAGKVLLDNGQISLSNANIELNSSKINGDFALRFMQDWTSFSDFENSVVLVADIPKAEVYKKDLVQLVPALNKYLPEKTNLVADLRGTLSNLKANKLYVQAGKSTKIDITGNIKGLPKINQTLFDLYVNNLQTNTSDLKTLLPFVKLPKQIENAGNVKFKGTYKGYIQDFYANGILTTDNLGTLDADVHLKFPKGQQPIYNGNIVAKSLNLAELTGNSKLLGTVDLDIDANGAGFDVKNINTKLVGKIRNFYFNGFVFKEIDINGILDKKKFSGKAFYDDGCFLFKFNGIADFNQTIPSYDFALDAKNVNLQELNLSKDSIILSFDGKIKASGNKIDNINGKAFLNNIIVQNNKNMLTLSDLSANIISEKKFKNYTIHSNEVDVDVKGNFNPLTIAQSLKVYLKNYTKLINPTPKDYLKNESQDLTAKINLRSDFGILFKVFLPQLSYVSDFKINADFNNDADYLNFIVNADSVNYSKVAFSNIRLETINKESELLSELIVKRIGFGKTTVDDVYLDINSSLEQLLTSISVEPSTSKNGLQMVSTLDFFGDTLAAKIIDSKFKLNNKSWEIQKGNSITVYDSIFETQNFKLVQGNQEIFLKNGRNTLSDLTLSIKNLELTDFAQIIDTTGAIKSGTLTGNVNLKDVMRKPHINTDLVINDFKVLDYPIKYIALDAVYGRNQKNIAEFGGIIDDKDYLINFNGSYDMQVKGKEKLAVDAIIDKLNLSFLQSILKDEIKVKNAFVKGNLNASGNLKKIILNGDATFLDTANIVMKYLGCAFNIPTGEKIFMNKDGFDFKTLSVHDDNGRNAQITGRLLHNSFKDFVVEKAHFDAPNGYHFLNTTYADNQDFYGQVYARGDATINGPFEDLNIDVNAKTLNNTVFNLPVSNSGGNQNYTYIIFFDPKDTTKVVQEKVKLKGISINMNIEATPDAEVNIVLDQSSNDKISGKGFGDLTLNLDKKGKLELNGKYTLTKGNYNFKFQNVISKNFIVKPGSNIIFSGDPMSAILDINAYYSVNASLKNIVDSLSPLYNRSLPIDLNLLISNTLKSPDINFLISSSNSSLEAQSDELRQAMDRINNNKNEVYNQAFGLLLFNSFMPSQTTQGGQQFTGITNSFTQFFTQQLSSLLTKGLQQAGLKGASLDLLLKDIESSESRQFGFTYKQELFNSRLIFTVGGNVNFGTATNTSINSINSNNNSTFTSDFQLEYLITADGRIRLKTFAKTGNFDIINQDRVRTGGAIAFQKDFDSFKELFKINKQDLSIKEKKKNKE, encoded by the coding sequence ATGCGTTATCTAAAAACAAATTTGGATGACAATATTAAAGTAAAAAATATTGCAGGAAAAGTATTGTTGGACAATGGGCAGATTAGTTTAAGTAACGCAAATATTGAATTAAATTCATCAAAAATAAATGGAGATTTTGCGTTGCGTTTTATGCAAGATTGGACTTCTTTTTCAGATTTTGAGAACAGTGTTGTACTAGTTGCAGATATACCAAAGGCAGAAGTATATAAAAAAGATTTAGTACAACTTGTACCAGCACTTAATAAATATCTACCAGAAAAAACAAATTTAGTAGCGGATTTGCGAGGAACACTGAGCAACCTGAAAGCTAATAAATTATATGTACAAGCTGGAAAGTCAACAAAAATTGATATTACAGGAAATATAAAAGGCTTGCCAAAAATAAACCAAACATTATTCGATTTATATGTCAATAATTTGCAAACAAACACAAGTGATTTAAAAACTTTATTACCTTTTGTAAAACTACCAAAGCAAATTGAAAATGCTGGAAATGTAAAATTCAAAGGAACTTACAAAGGATATATACAAGATTTTTATGCAAATGGAATTTTAACAACAGACAATTTAGGTACATTAGATGCAGATGTACACTTGAAGTTTCCAAAAGGTCAGCAACCAATCTATAATGGAAATATTGTTGCAAAGAGTTTGAATTTAGCTGAGTTAACAGGCAATAGTAAACTATTAGGTACTGTAGATTTGGACATAGATGCAAATGGCGCAGGCTTTGATGTGAAAAATATCAATACTAAGCTTGTTGGAAAAATTAGAAATTTTTATTTCAATGGATTTGTGTTTAAAGAAATTGATATTAATGGTATTTTAGATAAAAAGAAATTTTCAGGTAAGGCATTTTATGATGACGGTTGCTTCTTGTTTAAGTTCAACGGTATAGCAGATTTTAATCAAACTATACCAAGCTATGATTTTGCTTTAGATGCAAAAAACGTAAATCTACAAGAACTCAATCTATCAAAAGATTCAATTATTTTATCTTTTGATGGTAAGATAAAAGCAAGTGGAAACAAAATTGATAATATCAATGGGAAGGCATTTTTAAATAATATTATTGTACAGAACAATAAAAATATGTTGACACTTTCTGACTTAAGTGCAAATATTATTAGCGAAAAAAAATTCAAAAATTACACCATTCATTCCAACGAAGTAGATGTTGATGTGAAAGGAAATTTCAATCCATTAACGATTGCACAATCATTAAAAGTATATCTAAAAAACTATACGAAACTAATAAACCCAACACCTAAAGATTATTTAAAAAATGAATCACAAGATTTGACAGCAAAAATAAATCTACGCTCAGATTTTGGAATTTTGTTTAAAGTATTCTTGCCACAACTTTCATACGTTAGTGATTTTAAGATAAACGCAGATTTTAACAACGACGCAGATTATCTAAACTTTATTGTAAATGCAGATTCTGTAAATTATTCAAAAGTAGCTTTTTCTAATATAAGATTAGAAACAATTAACAAAGAATCAGAACTATTGTCAGAACTAATAGTTAAGAGAATAGGATTTGGAAAAACAACAGTTGATGATGTGTATTTAGATATTAATAGTTCACTCGAGCAGTTATTAACAAGTATTTCTGTAGAACCTTCAACATCAAAAAACGGTTTGCAGATGGTAAGTACACTAGATTTCTTTGGAGATACACTTGCAGCTAAAATCATCGACTCCAAATTTAAGTTGAATAACAAAAGTTGGGAAATACAAAAAGGCAATTCAATCACTGTGTATGATTCTATTTTTGAAACACAGAATTTTAAATTAGTACAAGGTAATCAAGAAATATTTTTAAAGAATGGCAGAAATACTTTATCTGATTTGACATTGTCAATAAAAAATTTAGAACTAACAGACTTTGCACAAATTATTGATACAACAGGAGCAATAAAATCTGGTACTTTAACAGGAAATGTAAACCTAAAAGATGTAATGCGTAAGCCACATATCAATACAGATTTAGTTATTAATGATTTTAAAGTATTAGATTACCCAATAAAGTACATAGCATTAGATGCAGTGTATGGCAGAAACCAAAAAAATATAGCAGAATTTGGCGGAATTATTGATGATAAAGATTATCTAATTAATTTTAATGGAAGCTATGACATGCAAGTAAAAGGCAAAGAAAAATTAGCAGTTGATGCCATCATAGATAAATTAAATTTATCATTTTTACAATCAATATTAAAAGACGAAATCAAAGTTAAAAATGCATTTGTAAAAGGTAATTTGAATGCATCAGGTAACCTTAAAAAAATTATATTAAATGGTGATGCCACATTCTTAGACACAGCTAATATTGTAATGAAATATTTAGGTTGCGCATTTAATATTCCAACAGGAGAGAAGATATTCATGAATAAAGATGGTTTTGATTTCAAAACACTATCAGTACATGATGATAATGGCAGAAACGCACAAATTACAGGTAGATTATTACACAATAGTTTTAAGGATTTTGTGGTAGAAAAAGCACACTTTGATGCACCAAATGGCTATCATTTTTTAAATACAACTTACGCAGACAATCAAGATTTTTATGGGCAAGTTTATGCACGTGGCGATGCAACTATCAATGGTCCATTTGAAGATTTAAACATAGATGTGAATGCAAAAACATTAAACAATACAGTATTTAATCTTCCAGTTTCAAATTCTGGTGGCAATCAAAATTATACATACATCATTTTCTTCGATCCAAAAGACACAACAAAAGTTGTACAAGAAAAAGTAAAGCTAAAAGGTATTTCTATAAATATGAATATAGAAGCTACGCCAGATGCAGAAGTGAATATCGTATTAGACCAATCATCAAATGATAAAATTTCTGGAAAAGGTTTTGGCGATTTGACATTGAATCTAGATAAAAAAGGAAAGCTCGAACTTAATGGAAAATATACACTCACAAAAGGAAATTATAATTTCAAATTTCAGAATGTAATATCCAAAAATTTCATTGTAAAACCAGGTAGCAATATTATTTTCTCAGGCGACCCAATGTCTGCAATCTTAGATATAAATGCATATTATAGTGTTAATGCATCATTGAAAAATATTGTAGATAGTTTGTCGCCATTGTACAATCGTTCACTACCAATAGACTTAAATTTATTAATATCAAATACATTAAAAAGTCCAGATATAAACTTCCTAATAAGTTCATCAAATTCATCTTTAGAAGCACAATCTGACGAATTAAGACAAGCAATGGATAGAATAAATAACAATAAAAACGAAGTGTACAATCAAGCATTTGGTTTATTATTATTTAATAGTTTTATGCCATCACAAACAACACAAGGTGGACAGCAATTTACAGGAATTACCAATTCATTTACGCAGTTTTTTACACAACAATTATCATCCTTACTCACCAAAGGTTTACAACAAGCTGGCTTAAAAGGTGCAAGTCTAGATTTGTTATTGAAAGATATAGAATCTAGCGAATCAAGGCAGTTTGGATTTACTTACAAACAAGAATTGTTTAATAGTAGACTTATTTTTACAGTTGGTGGTAATGTCAATTTTGGTACAGCTACCAATACATCTATCAATAGTATAAATTCAAATAACAATTCAACATTTACAAGCGATTTCCAGTTAGAATATCTAATAACAGCAGATGGAAGAATTAGATTAAAAACATTTGCAAAAACAGGTAATTTCGATATCATCAATCAAGATAGAGTACGAACAGGTGGTGCAATTGCATTCCAAAAAGATTTTGATAGTTTCAAAGAATTGTTTAAAATCAATAAACAAGACTTGAGCATAAAAGAGAAAAAGAAAAATAAAGAATAA
- the ilvD gene encoding dihydroxy-acid dehydratase — MAELNKYSKTITQDETQPAAQAMLHAIGLTNEDFKKAQVGICSTGWDGNPCNMHLNAFSHQLKGLVNQQNLIGLNFYTIGVSDGISMGTSGMRYSLVSREVIADSIETNAGAQYYDGIISIAGCDKNMPGVIMGMARLNRPSLMIYGGTIAPGKYKNETLDVVSAFEALGKKFAGSISDEDFKGVVENACPGAGACGGMYTANTMASAIEALGMSLPYSASNPAVSEDKKNELKDAAVAIKNLLEKDIKPTDIMTFKAFENAIRVVTVLGGSTNAVMHLIAMAKTVGVKITLDDFVRLAEITPVLADFRPSGKYVMEDLHKIGGVPAVMKLLLENGLLHGDCLTVTGKTIAENLATLPHLKDGQDLVYPLSNPIKKTGHIRILYGNIATEGAVAKITGKEGEKFEGEAICFDSEQEAINAMQAKKVKAGNIVIIRFVGPKGAPGMPEMLKPTSVLMGEGLGKDVALITDGRFSGGSHGFVVGHVTPEAQSGGNIALIQNGDKIIIDAIKNTIDVLVSDEVLSERRKSLVIPELKAKSGILYKYAKTVSSASEGCVTDEF, encoded by the coding sequence ATGGCAGAATTAAATAAATATTCCAAAACGATAACACAAGATGAAACACAACCAGCAGCACAAGCAATGTTGCATGCAATTGGTTTAACTAATGAAGATTTTAAGAAAGCACAAGTTGGGATTTGTTCTACAGGTTGGGATGGGAATCCATGTAATATGCATTTGAATGCATTTTCACATCAACTAAAAGGTCTTGTTAATCAACAAAACCTTATTGGCTTAAATTTTTACACAATTGGTGTTTCCGATGGAATATCAATGGGTACTTCTGGCATGAGATATTCATTAGTATCTCGTGAGGTAATTGCAGATTCGATTGAAACAAATGCTGGTGCACAATACTACGATGGAATTATTTCGATAGCTGGATGTGATAAAAATATGCCTGGTGTAATAATGGGCATGGCAAGATTGAATAGACCATCATTAATGATATATGGTGGAACTATTGCACCTGGAAAATACAAAAACGAAACATTAGATGTAGTTTCTGCATTTGAAGCATTAGGCAAAAAGTTTGCTGGCTCTATTTCTGATGAAGATTTTAAAGGTGTTGTAGAAAATGCTTGTCCTGGTGCTGGTGCATGTGGTGGCATGTACACAGCAAATACAATGGCTTCTGCAATTGAAGCATTAGGCATGAGTTTGCCATATTCTGCAAGTAATCCAGCTGTATCAGAAGACAAGAAAAATGAATTGAAAGACGCAGCTGTTGCAATCAAAAATTTATTAGAAAAAGATATAAAACCAACAGACATTATGACTTTTAAAGCATTTGAAAATGCGATAAGAGTAGTAACTGTATTAGGTGGAAGCACCAATGCTGTAATGCATTTAATAGCAATGGCAAAAACTGTTGGTGTAAAAATTACTTTAGATGATTTTGTTAGACTAGCAGAAATAACACCTGTGTTGGCAGATTTTCGCCCTAGTGGAAAATATGTAATGGAAGATTTGCATAAAATTGGTGGTGTGCCAGCAGTAATGAAATTATTATTAGAAAATGGCCTATTGCATGGCGATTGTTTAACTGTAACTGGAAAAACAATTGCAGAGAATTTAGCAACATTACCACATTTAAAAGATGGACAAGATTTAGTTTATCCATTATCAAATCCGATAAAAAAGACTGGACATATAAGAATATTATATGGAAATATTGCAACCGAAGGTGCCGTAGCAAAAATAACTGGAAAAGAAGGCGAAAAATTTGAAGGCGAAGCTATTTGTTTTGATAGTGAACAAGAAGCAATCAATGCAATGCAAGCAAAAAAAGTAAAAGCTGGAAACATAGTAATCATAAGATTTGTTGGACCAAAAGGTGCGCCGGGTATGCCAGAAATGCTTAAACCTACTTCTGTATTAATGGGCGAAGGCTTAGGCAAAGATGTTGCACTAATTACTGATGGAAGATTTAGTGGTGGCTCTCATGGATTTGTGGTTGGGCACGTAACACCTGAAGCTCAAAGTGGTGGCAATATTGCATTAATTCAAAATGGCGATAAAATCATTATTGATGCAATAAAAAACACAATAGATGTATTAGTAAGTGATGAAGTATTAAGCGAAAGAAGAAAATCTTTAGTGATTCCTGAGCTAAAAGCGAAGAGTGGTATTTTATATAAATATGCTAAAACAGTATCGTCTGCATCTGAAGGATGTGTGACTGATGAATTTTAA
- a CDS encoding DUF853 family protein — MSNNLDAFKSTIQEGYTFNGDSIIVGTAILDKSPIQNAPIKLPLKTLNRHGLIAGATGTGKTKSIQLLSEQLSDSGVSVLMMDIKGDFSGIAQAGTSNKIVEDRTALIGNKWQPTAYPVELMTISNQDGVRLRSTTLEFGPILISKILDLNDTQQSVMSIVFKYADDEALPLVDLKDLKKVLQYLSNEGKEAIEKDYGSISPATLGTITRKIVELEQQGAELFFGEPSFDVKDLLRKDENGRGFVNIIRLTDIQDKPKLFSTFMLSLLAEVYSTFPERGDLDRPELVIFIDEAHLVFNEASKTLLEQIETIIKLIRSKGVGIFFCTQNPTDIPSDVLAQLGLKVQHALRAFTAKDRQAIKLVAQNYPITEYYKVEDDITQLGIGEVFVTALNEKGIPTPLVHTLMSPPQSRMDVLSPEETKAHIEQSALYKKYKDAVDSESAYELLNNRINAIAVEKESQEAPAPKQQKVSVPKSSPSTFEKVLNNKTTKSLATTATREITRGLLGILVKAFKK; from the coding sequence ATGAGTAACAATTTAGATGCTTTCAAGAGCACAATACAAGAAGGATATACGTTTAATGGAGATTCAATTATAGTCGGCACAGCTATATTAGATAAGAGTCCAATCCAAAATGCACCAATAAAACTGCCGTTAAAAACATTAAACAGACATGGATTAATTGCAGGAGCAACAGGTACAGGAAAAACTAAATCTATACAATTACTCTCAGAGCAGTTGTCAGATAGTGGTGTTTCTGTATTAATGATGGATATAAAAGGCGACTTTTCAGGAATTGCACAAGCAGGTACAAGCAACAAAATTGTAGAAGATAGAACAGCACTTATTGGAAACAAATGGCAACCAACAGCTTATCCAGTTGAGTTAATGACTATTTCTAATCAAGATGGCGTTAGACTTAGATCAACAACATTAGAGTTTGGACCAATTCTAATTTCAAAAATATTAGATTTGAATGACACACAACAAAGCGTAATGTCAATCGTATTCAAATATGCAGATGATGAAGCATTACCTTTGGTAGATTTAAAAGATTTAAAGAAAGTATTACAATATTTGTCAAATGAAGGAAAAGAAGCCATAGAAAAAGACTATGGAAGCATTTCTCCAGCTACATTAGGCACAATAACAAGAAAAATTGTTGAATTAGAACAACAAGGTGCTGAATTATTTTTTGGAGAACCATCATTTGATGTTAAAGATTTATTGAGAAAAGATGAAAATGGAAGAGGATTTGTAAATATCATAAGATTAACAGATATACAAGATAAACCAAAGCTATTTTCAACTTTTATGTTGAGTTTGTTAGCAGAAGTATATAGCACATTTCCAGAGCGTGGAGATTTAGATAGACCAGAATTAGTGATTTTTATTGATGAAGCGCATTTGGTGTTTAATGAAGCATCCAAAACATTATTAGAGCAAATCGAAACTATCATAAAATTAATAAGATCAAAAGGCGTTGGAATTTTCTTTTGCACACAAAATCCAACAGATATTCCATCAGATGTATTAGCGCAATTAGGTCTAAAAGTACAACACGCACTAAGAGCATTTACAGCAAAAGATAGACAAGCAATAAAATTGGTAGCCCAAAACTATCCAATCACAGAATATTATAAAGTAGAAGACGATATTACCCAATTAGGTATTGGAGAAGTATTTGTAACAGCATTAAACGAAAAAGGAATTCCAACACCATTGGTTCACACTTTAATGTCACCACCACAAAGTAGAATGGATGTTTTGTCGCCAGAAGAAACAAAAGCACACATAGAGCAATCTGCATTATACAAAAAGTATAAAGATGCAGTAGATTCAGAAAGTGCATATGAATTGCTGAATAATAGAATAAATGCAATTGCCGTAGAAAAAGAATCGCAAGAAGCACCAGCACCAAAACAACAAAAAGTAAGTGTGCCAAAGTCTTCACCATCTACATTTGAAAAAGTACTCAATAATAAAACAACAAAAAGCCTAGCAACTACAGCAACTCGAGAAATTACTAGAGGATTATTAGGTATTTTAGTTAAAGCATTCAAAAAATAA
- a CDS encoding c-type cytochrome: protein MRKLIIFTLILSVVALSCKPELKTKKQTPQFEDLRLFSAAIKQFKSINNYVDSTSNKLSPAKIELGKTLYYDTKLSPKGNNSCNSCHNLNTYGVDNLPFSPGDEGGLGGRNSPTTLNASLHFLQFWDGRAKDVEEQAGKPILNPVEMNIPNEQFLIDRISGIDYYKDLFKQAFPNDPNPINYTNIRLAIAAFERTLLTPSAFDNFLNEDEHALTAQQKRGLDIFINTGCTTCHNGIAIGGNSFQKFGAIQDYKKYTKSKGTDNGLFDLTKDELDKDMFKTPSLRNVEHTYPYFHDGSVKSLKDAINIMAKVQLNKDLSNTEIEDIESFLKSLSGNVSEYAKTPPAILGNDVTPKNKRK, encoded by the coding sequence ATGAGAAAATTAATAATTTTTACACTCATTTTGAGTGTGGTGGCATTGTCATGCAAACCTGAATTAAAAACAAAAAAGCAAACTCCACAATTTGAAGACTTAAGGCTTTTTAGTGCTGCTATCAAACAATTTAAGTCTATCAACAACTATGTAGATTCAACAAGCAACAAACTAAGTCCAGCAAAAATTGAGCTTGGAAAAACCTTGTATTATGATACAAAATTATCTCCAAAAGGAAATAATAGTTGTAACTCTTGTCATAATTTAAATACATATGGTGTAGATAATTTACCATTTTCGCCTGGCGATGAAGGTGGACTTGGTGGCAGAAACTCGCCAACTACGCTGAATGCTTCTTTGCATTTTTTACAATTTTGGGATGGAAGAGCAAAAGATGTTGAAGAACAAGCAGGAAAACCAATTTTGAATCCTGTGGAAATGAATATACCAAATGAACAATTTTTGATTGATAGAATTAGTGGTATAGATTATTACAAAGATTTATTTAAACAAGCATTTCCAAATGATCCGAATCCGATTAATTACACAAATATTAGACTTGCTATTGCTGCATTTGAAAGAACATTATTAACACCATCTGCATTTGATAATTTTTTGAATGAAGATGAGCATGCATTAACTGCACAACAAAAAAGAGGTTTGGATATATTCATCAATACTGGATGTACTACGTGCCACAATGGAATTGCAATTGGTGGTAATTCATTTCAAAAATTTGGTGCTATTCAAGATTATAAAAAATATACAAAAAGCAAAGGCACAGACAATGGTTTATTTGATCTTACAAAAGATGAATTAGACAAAGATATGTTTAAAACACCATCATTAAGAAATGTAGAACATACCTATCCATACTTTCATGATGGTAGTGTAAAAAGCTTAAAAGATGCTATTAACATTATGGCAAAAGTGCAACTCAACAAAGACTTATCTAATACTGAAATTGAAGATATAGAATCATTTTTAAAATCTCTTTCTGGCAATGTGAGTGAATATGCTAAAACGCCGCCTGCAATTTTAGGAAATGATGTAACACCAAAGAATAAGCGAAAATAA
- the aceA gene encoding isocitrate lyase gives MATRQERIDALKKDWAENPRWKGITRPYTAEDVVSISGSVEVEYTLAKNGANKLWDKVQTRAWTSGLGALTGNQAVQEVQAGMPAIYLSGWQVAADANLGMEMYPDQSLYPANSVPAVVRRINNAFARRDQIQWLNQDGDIDWFAPIVADAEAGFGGNLNAFELMKGMIEAGAAGVHYEDQLASAKKCGHLGGKVLVPTQEAINKLVAARLAADSMGVPTVLIARTDAEAATLITSDIDPRDQKFILSKERTSEGFFNVKNGIEAGIDRACSYAEYADLIWMETGNPDLGLAKEFAQGVHARYPGKMLAYNCSPSFNWAKYMDEKAMETFREDLAAMGYKFQFITLAGFHALNSSMFSLSKDYMARGMAGFSAMQQKEFAMEADGFKAIKHQSFVGTGYFDAIQNIAQQGQSSTTAMGGSTETEQFH, from the coding sequence ATGGCAACAAGACAAGAGAGAATTGATGCTCTTAAAAAAGATTGGGCTGAAAACCCAAGATGGAAAGGTATTACAAGACCTTACACAGCAGAAGATGTAGTTAGTATTTCTGGTTCTGTAGAAGTTGAGTACACATTAGCAAAAAATGGTGCAAACAAACTTTGGGACAAAGTACAAACACGTGCTTGGACTTCAGGTTTAGGTGCTTTAACAGGAAATCAAGCAGTACAAGAAGTACAAGCTGGTATGCCTGCAATCTACTTATCAGGATGGCAAGTAGCTGCAGATGCAAACTTAGGAATGGAAATGTATCCAGACCAATCATTGTATCCTGCAAATTCAGTTCCTGCTGTTGTAAGAAGAATTAATAATGCTTTTGCTCGTAGAGATCAAATTCAATGGTTAAACCAAGATGGAGACATCGATTGGTTTGCTCCAATTGTTGCTGACGCTGAAGCTGGCTTTGGTGGAAACTTAAATGCTTTCGAATTAATGAAAGGTATGATTGAAGCTGGTGCTGCTGGTGTACACTATGAAGATCAATTAGCATCTGCTAAAAAATGTGGTCACTTAGGTGGAAAAGTATTAGTGCCAACTCAAGAAGCAATCAATAAATTAGTAGCTGCTCGTTTAGCTGCAGATAGCATGGGCGTACCTACAGTTTTAATTGCACGTACTGATGCTGAAGCTGCAACATTAATTACTTCTGATATTGATCCAAGAGACCAAAAATTCATCTTAAGTAAAGAAAGAACTTCTGAAGGTTTCTTCAATGTAAAAAATGGTATTGAAGCAGGTATAGATAGAGCTTGTTCTTATGCAGAATATGCTGATTTAATTTGGATGGAAACAGGAAATCCAGATTTAGGCTTAGCTAAAGAATTTGCACAAGGTGTACACGCAAGATATCCAGGTAAAATGTTGGCGTACAACTGTTCTCCATCATTCAACTGGGCAAAATACATGGATGAGAAAGCAATGGAAACATTCCGTGAAGATTTAGCTGCTATGGGTTACAAATTCCAGTTCATTACATTAGCTGGTTTCCATGCATTAAATTCATCAATGTTTAGCTTATCTAAAGATTATATGGCTCGTGGTATGGCTGGTTTCTCTGCTATGCAACAAAAAGAGTTTGCTATGGAAGCTGATGGTTTCAAAGCAATCAAACACCAATCATTCGTAGGAACAGGATATTTTGATGCTATCCAAAATATAGCTCAACAAGGACAATCTTCTACTACTGCAATGGGCGGAAGTACTGAAACTGAGCAATTCCATTAA